From Streptomyces sp. NBC_00683, one genomic window encodes:
- a CDS encoding acyl-CoA dehydrogenase family protein has product MDHSPGTDSCAELRDRVRRLTTEWRDAGRYTPRSDSWLRSFDLEFSKELAARGLIAMTYPKEFGGAGRTNVERLAVTEELLRAGAPVAAHWIGDRQIGPAILRHGSRELQEEIVPRIASGDAVFCLGMSEPEAGSDLASVRTTAEQVEGGWLVNGHKIWTTQAHHATHAYLLARTARTERKHDGLSEFILDMDAEGVSVTPIVDLAGEHHFNEVRFENVFVPAHRVVGEVGNGWRQVVEQLSFERGGAERSLSSYPVLVELITEAARQADDRELHALLGSLVARLAVLRRLCFEVASAMDAGQAPVQQAAALKYLGNAFEHDVIEALRRTDLCQEPAVDSGFGQALLASPAFSLRGGAAEVLLSLIARQEARS; this is encoded by the coding sequence ATGGACCACTCCCCAGGAACGGACTCCTGCGCCGAGCTGCGCGACCGGGTCCGCCGGCTCACCACCGAATGGCGGGACGCCGGACGCTACACCCCCCGCAGTGACTCCTGGCTGCGCTCCTTCGACCTGGAGTTCAGCAAGGAACTCGCGGCGCGCGGGCTCATCGCGATGACCTACCCGAAGGAATTCGGCGGCGCCGGCCGTACGAACGTCGAACGGCTCGCCGTCACCGAGGAGTTGCTGCGGGCCGGGGCTCCGGTCGCCGCGCACTGGATCGGGGACCGGCAGATCGGTCCGGCGATCCTCCGGCACGGTTCGCGCGAACTCCAGGAAGAGATCGTGCCGAGGATCGCCTCGGGCGATGCGGTGTTCTGCCTGGGCATGAGCGAGCCCGAGGCAGGTTCCGACCTCGCGTCGGTGCGGACCACAGCGGAGCAGGTCGAGGGCGGCTGGCTGGTCAACGGCCACAAGATCTGGACCACGCAGGCCCACCACGCCACCCACGCCTACCTGTTGGCCCGGACCGCACGCACGGAACGCAAGCACGACGGGCTCTCCGAGTTCATCCTGGACATGGATGCCGAGGGTGTGTCGGTCACCCCGATCGTCGACCTGGCCGGAGAGCACCACTTCAACGAGGTGCGCTTCGAGAACGTCTTCGTCCCCGCACACCGCGTGGTCGGCGAAGTCGGCAACGGCTGGCGGCAGGTCGTGGAACAGCTCTCCTTCGAGCGCGGCGGAGCCGAGCGCTCGCTCTCCAGCTACCCCGTCCTCGTCGAGCTGATCACCGAAGCAGCCCGGCAGGCCGACGACCGGGAACTGCACGCGCTGCTCGGCTCGTTGGTGGCACGCCTCGCGGTGCTGCGCCGGCTCTGCTTCGAAGTGGCGAGTGCCATGGACGCGGGCCAGGCCCCTGTCCAGCAGGCAGCGGCCCTCAAGTACCTGGGCAACGCCTTCGAGCACGACGTGATCGAGGCGCTCCGCCGCACCGACCTGTGCCAGGAACCCGCCGTCGACAGCGGGTTCGGGCAGGCACTCCTCGCCTCCCCTGCCTTCAGCCTGCGCGGCGGCGCCGCCGAGGTGCTGCTCTCCCTCATCGCCCGACAGGAGGCCCGTTCATGA
- a CDS encoding AMP-binding protein, with protein sequence MGLHLPDAIRLHARERGTSAALTCGSSTVTYTELDTRSNRIARALLATTPAGSRIGFLARTRNEAGEILVGAAKAGLVTVPLNWRLAAAELTAVAQDAELQVLLVEPEFRDAADAVRRAMPGLSLVAIGPSDDEDVPAYETWLAAHPDDDPGRGTAADADEVFLQIYTSGTTGLPKGVLLTHGNFYADGTELEEYLWEAQSVALNALPMFHIGGLGWLRVALTAGANSLMFPDFTPEAAARTIEREGVTHAFLVPSVLHMLTELPGIEKRDFSRLTLITYGSAPITPALLRRSMALFACHFMGKYGLTEGGGTVTQLPPEDHEADGPRQYLLTCVGRPRRGVDVVIADPVTGSPLPAGTPGEIRIRSRHNSPGYWNRAEENAALYDAEGLLRTGDGGYLDEDGYLFLTDRIKDMIVSGGENVYPAEVEAALAEHAAVSEVAVIGVPHEVWGEAVTAVVVLRHGADRPTGQELIDFTRERIASYKKPRQVHFVDALPRNPNGKVLKRELRAGIKN encoded by the coding sequence ATGGGCCTGCACCTGCCCGACGCCATCCGCCTGCACGCACGTGAGCGCGGCACGTCCGCCGCGCTGACTTGCGGGAGCAGCACCGTCACCTACACCGAGCTCGACACCCGCTCCAACCGCATCGCCCGCGCGCTCCTCGCCACCACCCCCGCAGGCTCCCGGATCGGCTTCCTCGCCCGCACCCGTAACGAAGCGGGCGAGATCCTGGTCGGCGCCGCCAAGGCCGGACTGGTGACTGTACCGCTGAACTGGCGCCTCGCCGCAGCCGAGTTGACCGCCGTGGCTCAGGACGCCGAACTGCAGGTCCTGCTCGTCGAGCCGGAGTTCCGGGATGCGGCCGACGCCGTCCGCCGGGCCATGCCCGGACTGAGCCTGGTCGCCATCGGCCCGTCGGACGACGAGGACGTACCCGCGTACGAGACCTGGCTCGCCGCCCACCCCGACGACGACCCCGGCCGGGGTACGGCCGCCGACGCAGACGAGGTCTTCCTCCAGATCTACACCTCCGGCACCACCGGTCTCCCCAAGGGCGTCCTGCTCACCCACGGCAACTTCTACGCCGACGGGACCGAGCTGGAGGAGTACCTCTGGGAAGCGCAGTCGGTGGCGCTCAACGCCCTGCCGATGTTCCACATCGGCGGCCTCGGCTGGCTGCGCGTCGCGCTCACCGCCGGGGCCAACAGCCTGATGTTCCCCGACTTCACCCCCGAGGCGGCCGCCCGGACCATCGAGCGTGAAGGCGTCACCCACGCCTTCCTCGTCCCCTCGGTGCTCCACATGCTCACCGAGCTCCCGGGGATCGAGAAGCGTGACTTCTCCCGCCTCACGCTCATCACCTACGGCTCCGCGCCCATCACCCCAGCCCTGCTGCGCCGCTCGATGGCGCTCTTCGCCTGCCACTTCATGGGCAAGTACGGACTGACCGAGGGCGGCGGCACCGTCACCCAGCTGCCGCCGGAGGACCACGAGGCCGACGGACCCCGGCAGTACCTCCTCACGTGCGTGGGCAGGCCCCGCCGCGGAGTCGACGTCGTGATCGCGGACCCGGTGACCGGCAGCCCCCTCCCGGCCGGGACGCCGGGGGAGATCCGCATCCGCTCCCGGCACAACTCGCCCGGGTACTGGAACAGAGCCGAGGAGAACGCGGCGCTGTACGACGCCGAGGGACTGCTCCGCACCGGGGACGGCGGATACCTCGACGAGGACGGCTACCTGTTCCTCACCGACCGGATCAAGGACATGATCGTGAGCGGCGGCGAGAACGTCTATCCCGCCGAGGTCGAAGCCGCGCTCGCAGAACACGCGGCGGTCTCCGAGGTCGCGGTCATCGGCGTCCCGCACGAGGTCTGGGGCGAGGCCGTCACCGCCGTGGTCGTGCTGCGCCACGGCGCCGACCGCCCCACGGGGCAGGAGCTCATCGACTTCACGCGCGAGCGGATCGCCTCGTACAAGAAGCCCCGGCAGGTGCACTTCGTCGACGCACTGCCCCGCAACCCCAACGGCAAGGTCCTCAAGCGCGAGCTGCGGGCCGGCATCAAGAACTGA
- a CDS encoding enoyl-CoA hydratase/isomerase family protein → MADLEYTVRDGIATVLLNRPERKNAFTIPMVHTWADALVEAQRDPEVRVIVVTGAGGSFCSGVDLSAFKGEERPPLGEKELLTQNVHRVALALEDIDKPVIAAVAGPAVGAGMDMALLCDLRFAGRSARFSEGYIKVGLVPGDGGCWLLPRAVGTSTALRMLWTGDFVGADEALRIGLVDEVHEDEDLMDAVYAYAARLAERPPVAIRTIKRAVRQGARHDLRTALDLISSHMAVITSTQDSQEAFEAFQEKRPGVFTGR, encoded by the coding sequence ATGGCCGATCTCGAATACACGGTCCGCGACGGCATCGCGACCGTCCTGCTCAACCGCCCCGAGCGCAAGAACGCGTTCACCATCCCCATGGTGCACACCTGGGCCGACGCCCTGGTGGAGGCCCAGCGCGACCCGGAGGTGCGGGTCATCGTCGTCACCGGTGCGGGCGGTTCGTTCTGCTCAGGCGTCGACCTCTCGGCCTTCAAGGGGGAGGAGAGGCCGCCGCTGGGGGAGAAGGAGCTGCTGACCCAGAACGTGCACCGGGTCGCCCTCGCCCTGGAGGACATCGACAAGCCGGTGATCGCCGCTGTCGCCGGTCCGGCCGTGGGCGCGGGCATGGACATGGCTCTCCTGTGCGACCTGCGTTTCGCCGGCCGCAGCGCCCGGTTCTCCGAGGGGTACATCAAGGTCGGTCTGGTCCCCGGCGACGGCGGTTGCTGGCTGCTTCCCCGGGCGGTCGGCACCTCCACCGCACTGCGGATGCTGTGGACCGGCGACTTCGTCGGCGCCGACGAGGCACTGCGGATCGGTCTGGTCGACGAGGTGCACGAGGACGAGGACCTGATGGACGCGGTGTACGCGTACGCCGCACGGCTCGCGGAACGCCCGCCGGTCGCGATCCGCACCATCAAGCGCGCCGTCCGCCAGGGAGCCCGCCACGACCTGCGGACCGCACTCGACCTGATCTCGTCCCACATGGCCGTGATCACCTCGACCCAGGACTCGCAGGAGGCCTTCGAGGCCTTCCAGGAGAAGCGCCCCGGCGTCTTCACCGGCCGCTGA
- the fabG gene encoding 3-oxoacyl-ACP reductase FabG produces the protein MPENTTLQRVAIVTGAARGIGAATAVRLARDGFAVAVFDLDEAAGARTVETIEKEGGRALAVGCDVSDADQVEAGVARAAAELGAPAALVNNAGILRDNLIFKMTPQEFDAVIGVHLRGAFLMAKACQTYMVDARWGRIVNMSSAAALGNRGQSNYSSAKAGLQALTKTLAIELGPFGVTSNCVAPGFIATEMTEATAERMGITFEEFTDRYARSIPVRRGGRPEDIAQAVSFFAREEAGFVSGQVLYVAGGPKG, from the coding sequence GTGCCTGAGAACACGACACTTCAGCGGGTGGCCATCGTCACAGGCGCCGCCCGGGGCATCGGCGCGGCGACCGCCGTCCGGCTCGCGCGTGACGGCTTCGCCGTCGCCGTGTTCGACCTGGACGAGGCCGCGGGTGCCCGTACCGTCGAGACCATCGAGAAGGAGGGCGGCCGCGCCCTCGCTGTCGGCTGCGACGTCTCGGACGCCGATCAGGTCGAGGCGGGCGTCGCCAGGGCCGCTGCCGAACTCGGCGCCCCCGCAGCGCTGGTGAACAACGCAGGCATCCTCCGCGACAACCTGATCTTCAAGATGACCCCGCAGGAATTCGACGCCGTCATCGGCGTCCATCTGCGCGGTGCCTTCCTGATGGCGAAGGCCTGCCAGACGTACATGGTCGACGCCAGGTGGGGACGCATCGTCAACATGTCGTCCGCGGCCGCGCTCGGCAACCGGGGCCAGTCCAACTACTCCTCGGCCAAGGCGGGGTTGCAGGCTCTCACCAAGACCCTGGCCATCGAGCTCGGCCCCTTCGGTGTCACCTCCAACTGCGTCGCACCCGGCTTCATCGCCACCGAGATGACGGAGGCCACCGCCGAGCGGATGGGCATCACCTTCGAGGAGTTCACCGACCGGTACGCACGGAGCATCCCGGTCCGTCGCGGCGGCCGTCCCGAGGACATCGCCCAGGCGGTCTCCTTCTTCGCGCGCGAGGAGGCCGGCTTCGTCTCCGGCCAGGTCCTCTATGTGGCGGGTGGCCCCAAGGGCTGA
- a CDS encoding acyl-CoA dehydrogenase family protein codes for MSQYADELRNLVDDLAASGNPDLWGSLGDLGLPRVGIPEDRGGSGGSLDDLLVVVESLAGHGTDVPVVEASTADWVLSHAHALDADLTTVLLLDEAPDVSSGTLTAELNAVPWARDAARLVLCAPHAAPLVAELCDASVTVRNVQNIAGEPRDTVVLSGTPVTAVEGGPSHAEVRERLALLRSAAVLGAAKGAYRLTRTYVSEREQFGAPLLRIPAVAGNLARMRVHLVQADAALALAREAEPFSGAVDIVRITTAAAATEIAQIAHQLHGAMGITEEYPLHRLTRRLWSWRDAVASERRWAESLGRRAAEAGETGVWTRLTATGR; via the coding sequence ATGAGCCAGTACGCCGACGAACTGAGGAACCTGGTCGACGACCTGGCCGCCTCCGGCAACCCGGACCTGTGGGGGAGCCTGGGCGATCTCGGCCTGCCACGGGTCGGCATTCCTGAGGACAGGGGCGGCTCCGGCGGTTCCCTCGACGACCTCCTCGTGGTGGTCGAGTCGCTCGCTGGACACGGCACCGACGTACCGGTCGTAGAGGCGTCCACCGCCGACTGGGTGCTCAGCCACGCGCATGCACTCGACGCGGACCTGACCACAGTCCTGCTTCTCGACGAGGCGCCCGACGTGTCGTCCGGCACCCTCACCGCCGAGCTGAACGCCGTACCGTGGGCCCGCGACGCCGCCCGCCTCGTGCTGTGCGCGCCGCACGCGGCGCCGTTGGTGGCCGAACTGTGCGACGCTTCGGTGACCGTCCGGAACGTCCAGAACATCGCTGGGGAACCCCGCGACACCGTGGTCCTGTCGGGCACGCCCGTCACGGCCGTCGAGGGCGGTCCCTCACATGCGGAGGTGCGCGAACGCCTCGCCCTCCTCCGGTCGGCGGCCGTGCTCGGTGCCGCCAAGGGTGCGTACCGGCTCACCAGGACGTACGTATCGGAGCGCGAGCAATTCGGTGCGCCCCTGCTCAGGATCCCGGCCGTGGCCGGCAACCTGGCCCGGATGCGGGTGCACCTCGTGCAGGCCGATGCCGCCCTGGCCCTGGCCCGCGAGGCCGAACCGTTCAGCGGTGCCGTCGACATCGTGCGCATCACCACAGCGGCCGCCGCCACCGAGATCGCCCAGATCGCCCACCAGTTGCACGGCGCGATGGGTATCACCGAGGAGTATCCGCTGCACCGCCTCACACGCCGACTGTGGTCCTGGCGCGACGCGGTGGCGAGCGAGCGCCGCTGGGCGGAGAGCCTGGGACGCCGTGCGGCGGAGGCCGGCGAGACCGGGGTCTGGACCCGGCTCACCGCCACAGGCCGATGA